One part of the Nymphaea colorata isolate Beijing-Zhang1983 chromosome 8, ASM883128v2, whole genome shotgun sequence genome encodes these proteins:
- the LOC116259020 gene encoding LRR receptor-like serine/threonine-protein kinase RPK2 yields the protein MHRPPRRRHRGTLTVPVWWFLVQLLLLLLLLHPCRARAGSGGPQGDVMALLRLRSSFHDPAGILSSWSPGDADACNWFGVSCNSARRVVSLNLTGGGGKFYGFSRSCSTPLARPPVSGAKLGGEVSRSVGSLTELRVLSLAFNELSGGIPPEISSLHQLEVLDLSYNRLFGPIPRQISGCLGLSYLNLAGNQLNGTVPGSLGSLPRLRGLFLEFNRLSGWIPEELGRSCGYLERLHLAGNLLVGSIPTTLGNCRNLRSLLLFSNLLDGPIPVELGRISALETLDVSRNSLSGPVPSELGNCLQLSIVVLSNVYELPLLRSSVNAYLEDDDKGEFNFFEGGIPTTVTSLPNLRILWSPRANLEGSIPSKWGDCSSLEMVNFAQNLFTGDIPAAFVQCEKLVFLDLSFNRLTGGLSDRLPLPCMATFNVSGNLLSGSVPRFVYGGCSSKLPGANAQDPLDFGSVYSSFFTCSARVSSLLPEIGTGESVIFHDFSWNNFSGDVPSIRLAVNRLQKHPVYAFLVSGNRFSGQIPGYLFEMCKDLRGFIANLSDNQLSGQLPGEIGSWCNSLRALDLSGNSIYGTIPSTFGNLSSLISLDLSRNELIGSIPMELGHLKNLQYLSLARNNLTGRIPVDFSLLPLLRVLALGSNGLSGDIPWQITKLRNLTVLLLDKNNLSGQIPSDFAELTSLSSFNVSFNNLSGPIPSNFSTMCDSIIGNPHLQQCQVSAVALASPSSTQQGQGGSPPDRAASPSGSASQMRNSFSPMEVAAVTAAVVIIVVLLVLVLVLFYTRKCAPTAVGQAPGRREVFTFSNIGVTLTFENVVRATGGFNASNCIGNGGFGATYKAEISPGVLVAIKRLSVGRFQGVQQFEAEIKTLGRARHPNLVTLIGFHASETEMFLIYNYLPGGNLEKFIRERSKRAVDWRMLHKIALDIARALAYLHDECVPRVLHRDIKPSNILLDNNYTAYLSDFGLARLLGTSETHATTDVAGTFGYVAPEYALTCRVSDKADVYSYGVVLMELISDKKALDPSFSSYGNGFNIVQWASMLLRQGRAREFFTAGLWDVGPHDDLVETLRLAVMCTVDSLAVRPSMKHVVQRLKSLQPPAG from the coding sequence CTGCGGCTCAGGTCCTCTTTTCACGACCCCGCCGGGATACTCTCCAGCTGGAGCCCCGGCGACGCCGATGCCTGCAACTGGTTCGGCGTGTCCTGCAACTCAGCGCGTCGAGTGGTCTCGCTCAACCTGACTGGTGGAGGAGGTAAGTTTTATGGTTTCTCTCGCTCTTGCTCGACTCCGCTGGCGCGGCCCCCGGTATCGGGTGCTAAGCTTGGTGGTGAGGTATCGCGGTCAGTCGGGAGCCTCACTGAGCTTAGGGTTCTATCTCTTGCATTCAACGAGCTGTCTGGCGGGATTCCACCGGAAATCAGTTCTCTTCACCAACTGGAGGTGCTTGATCTCAGCTATAATCGGCTCTTTGGACCTATTCCCCGTCAGATTTCGGGCTGCTTAGGGTTGAGTTACCTCAATTTGGCCGGTAATCAGCTCAATGGAACGGTACCGGGATCCCTAGGGTCTTTGCCGCGGTTAAGGGGGTTGTTTTTGGAGTTCAATCGGCTTTCCGGATGGATTCCTGAAGAACTTGGACGGAGTTGTGGGTACCTTGAGCGGCTTCATCTTGCCGGAAACCTGCTAGTTGGCAGTATCCCGACGACGCTGGGAAATTGCCGGAATCTGCGGTCATTGTTGTTGTTCTCCAACCTTTTGGATGGCCCAATCCCGGTGGAATTGGGAAGGATCTCTGCTCTCGAAACCCTGGACGTGTCAAGGAACAGCCTCAGCGGGCCAGTACCGTCAGAGCTCGGAAATTGTCTTCAACTGTCGATCGTCGTCTTGTCAAACGTCTATGAGCTGCCATTGCTCCGCTCCTCTGTGAATGCATACCTGGAGGATGATGATAAAGGCGAGTTCAATTTCTTTGAAGGGGGAATTCCCACCACTGTCACGTCGCTTCCTAACCTCAGGATCTTGTGGTCGCCAAGAGCAAACTTGGAAGGAAGCATTCCTTCCAAATGGGGAGATTGCAGCAGTTTGGAAATGGTGAATTTTGCACAGAATCTCTTCACCGGTGACATTCCTGCAGCTTTTGTGCAATGCGAGAAACTGGTTTTTCTTGATTTGAGTTTTAACCGATTAACTGGCGGTCTCAGCGATAGGCTTCCTCTGCCATGTATGGCTACTTTCAATGTCAGTGGGAATCTGCTGTCAGGGTCCGTGCCGAGGTTTGTCTATGGCGGATGTTCAAGTAAATTACCCGGGGCAAACGCGCAGGACCCGCTTGATTTTGGGTCCGTTTATTCATCATTCTTTACTTGCAGTGCTCGTGTTTCTAGTTTGCTTCCTGAAATTGGGACTGGCGAAAGTGttatatttcatgattttagtTGGAATAACTTCAGTGGTGACGTTCCCTCAATCCGGCTTGCCGTCAATAGGTTGCAGAAACATCCGGTTTATGCGTTTTTGGTGAGTGGTAATCGTTTCAGTGGACAGATTCCTGGTTACTTATTCGAGATGTGCAAGGATCTCAGAGGGTTTATTGCTAATTTGAGCGACAATCAGTTGTCTGGTCAGCTTCCAGGCGAAATTGGTAGTTGGTGCAACTCCCTTAGGGCATTGGATTTGTCAGGTAACTCAATTTATGGAACGATACCATCCACTTTTGGGAATTTGAGTTCTTTAATTAGCCTTGATCTGAGCAGGAACGAGCTGATTGGTTCGATTCCCATGGAATTGGGTCATCTGAAGAATTTGCAGTATCTCTCACTGGCAAGAAACAACCTGACGGGCAGAATTCCCGTGGACTTTTCTCTGTTACCTTTGCTGAGGGTCTTGGCGCTTGGTTCTAATGGCTTGTCAGGAGATATTCCATGGCAAATAACAAAGTTGAGGAATTTGACTGTTCTTTTACTTGATAAGAACAATCTCTCGGGCCAGATACCTTCTGATTTTGCTGAACTGACTAGTCTTTCGTCCTTCAATGTTTCATTCAATAACCTCTCTGGACCTATACCGTCCAATTTCAGTACAATGTGTGATAGCATTATCGGAAATCCTCACCTTCAGCAGTGCCAAGTTTCTGCAGTTGCACTGGCATCACCATCGTCTACACAACAGGGACAAGGGGGTAGTCCACCAGATCGTGCTGCTTCTCCATCAGGAAGTGCATCTCAGATGAGGAATAGTTTTAGTCCTATGGAGGTTGCCGCAGTTACAGCTGCAGTAGTGATAATTGTTGTTCTTTTGGTTCTCGTTCTTGTTCTATTCTACACAAGGAAGTGTGCACCTACGGCGGTTGGTCAGGCACCTGGTAGAAGGGAAGTATTCACATTCTCAAACATTGGAGTGACACTAACCTTCGAGAACGTTGTGCGGGCAACTGGTGGCTTTAATGCAAGCAATTGCATAGGCAATGGGGGTTTTGGAGCTACATACAAGGCGGAGATCTCCCCGGGAGTCCTGGTTGCCATAAAGAGGCTCTCTGTTGGGAGGTTTCAAGGTGTCCAACAGTTTGAAGCTGAGATCAAGACCCTCGGAAGAGCTAGGCACCCGAATCTGGTTACCTTAATTGGTTTTCATGCCAGTGAGACAGAGATGTTTCTTATATACAATTATTTGCCAGGAGGTAATCTGGAAAAATTTATTAGGGAAAGGTCTAAGAGAGCGGTAGATTGGAGGATGCTTCACAAGATCGCTCTCGATATTGCCCGAGCCCTCGCATACTTGCACGATGAGTGTGTTCCTCGTGTTCTTCATCGAGACATCAAGCCCAGCAATATACTCTTGGATAACAATTACACAGCGTATCTCTCAGATTTTGGGTTGGCTAGACTACTTGGCACTTCTGAAACCCATGCAACAACTGATGTGGCCGGAACTTTTGGATATGTTGCTCCAGAATATGCCCTGACTTGCCGAGTTTCCGATAAGGCTGATGTTTACAGCTACGGTGTGGTGCTGATGGAGTTGATCTCTGACAAGAAAGCGTTAGACCCATCATTTTCCTCCTATGGGAATGGGTTCAACATTGTTCAATGGGCTTCAATGCTTCTCAGGCAGGGGAGGGCTCGCGAGTTTTTCACGGCCGGCCTTTGGGATGTTGGCCCCCATGATGATTTGGTAGAGACACTGCGCCTTGCGGTTATGTGTACAGTCGATTCCCTTGCAGTTCGGCCTTCAATGAAGCATGTCGTCCAGCGGTTGAAGTCGCTTCAACCTCCCGCTGGCTAG